TGTCCTGTGGCGGGCGGGGGATCGGCGGGACGTGCGAGCCGGGCTCGGGGCGCACGTAACCGCGGTCGACGAGCACCGTCGGCCCGTCGTCGACGACAAACGGGACCAGCACCTCGAAGGCCTGATCTCCCTCGACGACCCGCAAGCGGGCCAGCACCTGCACGTCGGGCAGGTAATGGCCGGTCGCGGTCACGCGTCGCCACTGCGCCGCCGACGCCGACGAATCCTGCTGCGGCAACAAGGTTTTCAACGGGACCGGGGCGGTGTTCAGCGAGTTCTCGATCTGGTGGTTTTCGCGTGAGGTGCGGGCGTTCTTGCCCAGCTGCCACGGCGCGAGCACCATGAAGCACAGGTAGGTGAACGCGATGACCACCAGGATCAGCGCTATCCAGCCGGGCCGGAGCAAAAATGCCAACCGTGCGAGAAAGTGACGCATCAACCGTGCCCGTTTTGCGCTAGCTGTTCGTCGACCCAGTCGTGTAGGCCGGGTAATGCGGCCTCGATGACGGCCAACACCTCTTCGAAGTCCGCGTGGTCGCCGTAGTAGGGATCCTCGACGTCGAGGGCATGGACGCCCGATCGCGGGTCGAACGAGCGCAGCATCCTGATCCGGTCGTTCTCGACACCGAGCTGCTGCAGCATCCGAAGATGGTTGCGGCCCAAGGCCACCACCAGGTCGGCACCCAGGTGGTCGTCGTCGACCTGCGCGGCGCGGTGAGCGGTGGAGTACCCGTGGGCCCGCAGCACCTTGGCCGCCCGCTCGTCGGCGCCACTGCCGACGTGCCAGTTTCCGGTACCCGCGCTGGTCACCCGCACCGCGTCGGCGAGACCGCGCTGCCGCAGCTGATCGGCGAACATCTTCTCGGCCATCGGCGAGCGGCAGATGTTGCCGCTGCAGACGAAAGTGACGTGCAATGCCTCAGACACCCAGCGCCCTCCGCAGATCGGAGATCGTCGCCGCGTGGGTAACTCCGGTTACGGCGTAGCCGTCGGCGAAGTCGGCCTTGCCATAGCCCCAGCCGACCACGACCGTGTCGATGCCGTGTGCGGCCGCCCCGTCGACGTCGTGGCTGCGATCACCGACCATCAGCACGCGCTCGGGCAGCGGCTGCAGCTGAGTGAGCGCATGGGCCAGCACCTCTTCCTTATTACGGCGCGTGCCGTCCGGGCACGCGCCCGCGATGACCTCGAAATGGTGATCGAGCGCGAAGTGGGCAAGGACGCGGCGTGCTGTCGGCTCCAGCTTGGAGGTGGCCACCGCCAGCCGCACGCCGGCTGCGCGCAGATCGGCCAGCAGCGGCTCGATCCCCTCGAACAGGCTGTTGTTCGACCAGCCCCGGGCGCCGTATTCGGCCCGGAACGCCGTGAACGCCGCGTCGGCGTCCTCGCCGAGCATCAGCTGGAACGTTTCGTCCATCGGCGGGCCGACGATCTGGGCCACCAGGTCACCCTCGGGCACCTTGGCGCCGACGTGCTCGAGTGCATGGGTGAAGCTGGCGACGATCCCCGCCGCGGAATCGGTCAGGGTGCCGTCGAGATCGAAGATCACCAACTGGGGGGCCTGGCCATCGGCCGAAACTGCACCTGTCACGCCACCATTGTCCTGGATGGGCAGCGACGCGGTGTGACGGTGTTCCTGCCGGGCTCCCAGGACGGCGCACTAGTGTTTCACGGATGGCGAGTCCAGACCCGAGCCCGCTTGCGATGGCGCGCTATCACGGTGATCAGGCCGCCACGCCGGGCATGCTCGATTTCGCCGTCAACGTCCGTCCTGCGCAGCCACCGCACTGGCTGATCGAGCGGCTGGCCGCGCGGCTGCCCGATCTGGGGCGCTACCCCGGCATCGAGGACCTGCGCCGGGCGCAAGACGCGGTCGCGCGTCGGCACGGCCGGGCCCGCGACGAGGTGCTGCCGCTGGCCGGGGGCGCCGAAGGGTTCGCGTTGCTGCCCAACCTGCGGCCGGTCCGGGCGGCGCTGATCGCGCCCTCGTTCACCGAGCCGGCCGTCGCGCTGGGCGCGGCCGGCGTGCCGGTGCACCACGTCGTCCTCGACCCGCCGTTCGGCCTTGACGCAGCGTTGGAGGCTTCAGATGTGCCCGATGACGCCGACCTCGTCGTGGTGGGCAATCCGACCAACCCGACCGGGGTGCTGCACCGCCGCGAGCAGCTGCTGGCGCTGCGGCGGCCCGGACGAATCCTGGTGGTCGACGAGGCGTTCGCGGATTCGATTCCCGGCGAGCCGGAATCACTGGCCGCCGACTCGCTGGCCGACGTCCTGGTGCTGCGCAGTCTGACCAAGACCTGGGCGCTGGCCGGATTGCGGGTGGGCTATGCGCTGGGCGCCCCAGAGGTGTTGGCGCGGTTGACCGCCCGGCGCGCGCACTGGCCGGTGGGCACGCTGCAACTGGCGGCCATCGACGCCTGCTGTGCCGCGGATGCGGTTGCCGATGCGCAAGCCGACGCCGCGCGGCTGGCGCCCTTGCGCACCGAGATGGTGGCCGCTCTGACGGCGGTGGGCGCCGAGGTGGTCGGTGGCCGGGCCCCGTTTGTGCTGTTCCGCGTCCCCGATGCTGTCAACGTGCGGAACAAACTGCACGACAAGGGGATTGCCGTGCGCCGCTGTGACACGTTCGTCGGCTTGGACGAGAGCTATCTGCGGGTCGCCGTGCGCCGGGAGTGGCCGCTGCTGGTCCAGGCGATCTCGGCGGCCCTGCCCGTCTCGAACAGTGGGAGGCAACGGTGAGCGCACGGCTATCCGACGTGATCGAGGTATTGGACGAGGTCTACCCGCCCCGGCTTGCCCAATCATGGGACTCGGTTGGCCTGGTGTGCGGCGACCCCGGCGACGTGCTGGATTCGGTGACGATCGCCGTCGATGCCACACCGGCGGTCGTCGACGAAGTCCCCGAGGGGGGCCTGCTGCTGGCTCATCACCCGCTGCTGTTGCGCGGGGTCGACACGGTCGCGGCCAACACGCCCAAGGGCGCGCTGGTGCACCGGCTGATCCGAAGCGGGCGTTCGCTGTTCACCGCGCACACCAACGCCGACTCGGCATCGCCCGGTGTCTCCGACGCGCTCGCACACGCTCTTGGTCTCACCGTCGAAGCTGTGCTCGAACCGCTGTCGGAGCCGGCCGATCTCGATAAGTGGGTGATCTATGTGCCGCGCGCGAACGCAGAAGCGGTGCAGGCGGCCGTGTTCGAGGCCGGCGCCGGCCATATCGGCGACTACTCGCACTGCAGCTGGAGCGTCAGCGGTATCGGGCAATTCCTGCCGCATGACGGCGCCACACCCGCGGTGGGCAGCGTCGGGACCCTCGAGCGGGTGGACGAAGACCGGTTCGAGGTCATCGCACCCGCGCGGGCCCGAGCGGCCGTGCTGGCCGCGATGCGCGCCGCCCACCCCTACGAGGAGCCCGCGTTCGACATCCTCGCCTTGGTGCCTGCGCCGGGCGCGGCCGGATTGGGCCGCATCGGCACGCTGGCCCAACCCGAATCGTTGCGCGCCTTCGTATCCCGCATCGGTGCTGCGTTGCCGAAGACGTCCTGGGGCGTGCGCGCCGCCGGCGACCCCGACAGCGTCGTGTCGCGGGTCGCGGTGTGCGGCGGCGCCGGAGATTCGTTGCTGGGCCTTGTTGCCCGCGCCGACGTACAGGCCTATGTGACCGCCGACCTGCGCCACCATCCGGCCGACGAGCATCGCCGGGCTTCGGAGGTGGCGCTGATCGACGTCGCGCATTGGGCCAGCGAATTCCCCTGGTGCGCACAAGCCGCCGAGGTACTGCGC
This window of the Mycobacterium sp. 050128 genome carries:
- a CDS encoding SURF1 family cytochrome oxidase biogenesis protein, yielding MRHFLARLAFLLRPGWIALILVVIAFTYLCFMVLAPWQLGKNARTSRENHQIENSLNTAPVPLKTLLPQQDSSASAAQWRRVTATGHYLPDVQVLARLRVVEGDQAFEVLVPFVVDDGPTVLVDRGYVRPEPGSHVPPIPRPPQDKVTITARLRDSEPAVTDKEPFSRDGVQQVYSINTDQVSVLTKVPLAGSYLQLVEDQPGGLGLIGVPHLDAGPFLSYGIQWISFGILAPIGLGYFAYSEIRIRRQEKQAKAPETPMTVEEKLADRYGRRR
- a CDS encoding low molecular weight protein-tyrosine-phosphatase is translated as MSEALHVTFVCSGNICRSPMAEKMFADQLRQRGLADAVRVTSAGTGNWHVGSGADERAAKVLRAHGYSTAHRAAQVDDDHLGADLVVALGRNHLRMLQQLGVENDRIRMLRSFDPRSGVHALDVEDPYYGDHADFEEVLAVIEAALPGLHDWVDEQLAQNGHG
- a CDS encoding HAD-IA family hydrolase, giving the protein MTGAVSADGQAPQLVIFDLDGTLTDSAAGIVASFTHALEHVGAKVPEGDLVAQIVGPPMDETFQLMLGEDADAAFTAFRAEYGARGWSNNSLFEGIEPLLADLRAAGVRLAVATSKLEPTARRVLAHFALDHHFEVIAGACPDGTRRNKEEVLAHALTQLQPLPERVLMVGDRSHDVDGAAAHGIDTVVVGWGYGKADFADGYAVTGVTHAATISDLRRALGV
- the cobC gene encoding Rv2231c family pyridoxal phosphate-dependent protein CobC, which encodes MASPDPSPLAMARYHGDQAATPGMLDFAVNVRPAQPPHWLIERLAARLPDLGRYPGIEDLRRAQDAVARRHGRARDEVLPLAGGAEGFALLPNLRPVRAALIAPSFTEPAVALGAAGVPVHHVVLDPPFGLDAALEASDVPDDADLVVVGNPTNPTGVLHRREQLLALRRPGRILVVDEAFADSIPGEPESLAADSLADVLVLRSLTKTWALAGLRVGYALGAPEVLARLTARRAHWPVGTLQLAAIDACCAADAVADAQADAARLAPLRTEMVAALTAVGAEVVGGRAPFVLFRVPDAVNVRNKLHDKGIAVRRCDTFVGLDESYLRVAVRREWPLLVQAISAALPVSNSGRQR
- a CDS encoding Nif3-like dinuclear metal center hexameric protein yields the protein MSARLSDVIEVLDEVYPPRLAQSWDSVGLVCGDPGDVLDSVTIAVDATPAVVDEVPEGGLLLAHHPLLLRGVDTVAANTPKGALVHRLIRSGRSLFTAHTNADSASPGVSDALAHALGLTVEAVLEPLSEPADLDKWVIYVPRANAEAVQAAVFEAGAGHIGDYSHCSWSVSGIGQFLPHDGATPAVGSVGTLERVDEDRFEVIAPARARAAVLAAMRAAHPYEEPAFDILALVPAPGAAGLGRIGTLAQPESLRAFVSRIGAALPKTSWGVRAAGDPDSVVSRVAVCGGAGDSLLGLVARADVQAYVTADLRHHPADEHRRASEVALIDVAHWASEFPWCAQAAEVLRSRFGADFPVHVSATRTDPWNLGHGTCGDNS